In the genome of Petrotoga sp. 9PWA.NaAc.5.4, one region contains:
- a CDS encoding thioredoxin family protein — protein MEKLIDSKTGNKVKEILEEVRDSVQLVLIRNESDYSEITQQLLTELKELNDKIQVQTYSVTSDEYPYEIEKNLLPAIIILDSEGNDLGVRFYGIPSGHEFSTLLEDIIAVANMKIDAFNEENMKKLYTIDKKMRIRVFVTPTCPYCPKAVYAAHQAALINPNIIGEMIEANEFDQLSFEYGVSSVPHTVIEINENGKWIKKNEFVGAYPEQAFVEEILRAAE, from the coding sequence ATGGAAAAATTAATAGACAGTAAAACCGGAAATAAAGTAAAAGAAATTTTGGAAGAAGTACGAGACTCTGTACAATTAGTGTTGATAAGAAATGAGAGTGATTATTCGGAAATAACTCAACAGCTTTTAACAGAATTAAAAGAATTGAACGATAAAATCCAAGTACAAACATATAGTGTAACTTCTGATGAGTATCCATACGAAATTGAGAAAAATCTTTTGCCTGCAATAATAATATTAGATAGCGAAGGTAATGATTTAGGAGTAAGATTTTACGGAATTCCTTCAGGACACGAATTTTCTACTTTATTAGAGGATATAATAGCTGTAGCTAACATGAAAATCGATGCTTTTAACGAAGAAAATATGAAGAAGCTTTATACAATCGATAAAAAAATGAGAATCAGAGTTTTTGTAACTCCTACATGTCCTTACTGTCCTAAAGCCGTTTATGCTGCCCATCAAGCAGCTTTAATAAATCCTAATATAATTGGAGAAATGATAGAAGCGAACGAATTTGACCAACTTTCGTTTGAATATGGAGTAAGTTCGGTTCCTCATACAGTTATAGAAATAAATGAAAATGGAAAATGGATAAAAAAGAATGAATTCGTAGGAGCTTATCCAGAACAAGCATTTGTTGAAGAAATTTTAAGGGCTGCCGAATAA